A genome region from bacterium SCSIO 12844 includes the following:
- a CDS encoding MFS transporter, whose protein sequence is MTALEKKSIFSLASIYSFRMLGLFMILPIFTLYAHQIKDATALLIGVALGVYGLTQALLQIVFGMSSDKLGRKPVIIFGLLLFIIGSIIAAESQTIYGIILGRAIQGAGAIGSTLTAMVADTTQEENRMKAMSIIGMTIGLSFIGAMMLSPILSSFIGLSGIFWLTAFLGFIGIIIILTITPTSKEHLLHRDCGTVSNQLLKVITTPELIRLNYGIFTLHAILTALFIIIPVILTSTINLKPDLQWIIYLPVLILSFALMLPFIIIAETKRKMKPIFLGAIILLTLTQVLLLGFHHNIISISFILLLFFATFTFLEASLPSLVSKIAPAGNKGTAMGIYSSLQFLGIFVGGVFGGIIYHVFGINGIFIFCALLSALWIPVAASMKKPKHLSSKVIPLLKITSGIQDKLASLKGVSDVMVCPDEMVAYLKIDKLLFDEHELKSLIN, encoded by the coding sequence ATGACTGCTTTAGAAAAAAAATCAATCTTCTCCTTGGCATCCATTTATTCTTTTAGAATGTTGGGTTTATTTATGATTCTGCCTATATTCACTCTCTACGCACACCAAATTAAAGATGCCACTGCGCTATTAATTGGAGTTGCATTAGGTGTTTATGGATTAACTCAAGCCCTACTACAAATTGTATTTGGCATGAGTTCTGACAAACTTGGAAGGAAACCAGTAATTATTTTTGGTTTATTACTATTTATCATTGGAAGTATTATTGCAGCAGAATCTCAAACTATATATGGCATTATTTTGGGGCGAGCCATTCAAGGTGCAGGCGCGATTGGAAGTACATTAACAGCGATGGTGGCTGATACCACCCAAGAGGAAAATCGAATGAAAGCGATGTCTATAATTGGCATGACTATCGGCTTATCTTTTATTGGTGCTATGATGTTAAGCCCAATTTTAAGCAGTTTCATTGGACTATCTGGTATTTTTTGGCTTACTGCATTTTTAGGCTTCATTGGTATTATTATTATATTAACCATTACACCAACCTCTAAAGAGCATCTGCTTCATCGAGATTGTGGAACAGTATCAAATCAACTGTTAAAAGTTATTACCACACCAGAACTTATAAGATTAAATTATGGCATATTTACTTTACATGCGATCCTAACAGCTCTTTTCATTATTATTCCAGTGATACTCACTTCAACCATTAACCTTAAACCAGATTTACAGTGGATAATATACTTGCCAGTACTTATTTTGTCCTTTGCCCTAATGCTTCCCTTTATTATCATTGCCGAAACAAAAAGAAAAATGAAACCTATTTTCTTGGGTGCAATAATTTTATTAACTTTGACTCAAGTATTGCTACTTGGCTTTCATCACAATATCATCTCTATTAGTTTTATATTATTACTGTTCTTTGCAACATTTACTTTCTTGGAAGCATCTTTGCCTTCTCTTGTATCTAAAATTGCCCCAGCTGGAAATAAAGGAACAGCTATGGGTATATACTCTAGCTTGCAATTTTTAGGTATTTTTGTTGGTGGTGTTTTTGGAGGAATCATCTATCACGTCTTTGGCATAAATGGTATTTTTATTTTTTGTGCTTTACTCTCAGCGCTATGGATTCCTGTTGCTGCTTCAATGAAAAAACCAAAACATTTGAGCTCTAAAGTTATTCCTTTGCTAAAAATAACCTCTGGGATACAAGATAAACTAGCATCCTTAAAAGGGGTTTCAGATGTAATGGTATGTCCAGATGAAATGGTTGCATATCTTAAAATTGATAAGTTACTTTTTGATGAACATGAACTAAAATCTTTAATAAATTAA